The Wolbachia endosymbiont of Oedothorax gibbosus region GTTATGGTAAGTCGCGATATACTACTCATGAAAGATATGGAAAATGTGCACTACCATATTTTACATGTCTCTTCAAAAGATTCACTTGATGCTATTAAACGTGCAAAAGATTTGGGATTAAATGTTACATGCGAAGTAACCCCTCATCACTTCACTTTGACTGAAGATATAGTAAAACAACATGGAGCAATTGCAAAAATGAATCCTCCGCTTCGCACTGAAGAAGATCGTTTAGCTATGATTGAAGGTTTAAAGACAGGTGTGATTGATTGCATTGCAACCGATCACGCTCCGCATGATCGTAGTTCTAAAGATCTGCCACTTGAAAATGCTGCATTTGGTATTGTTGGCCTTGAAACAATGCTTCCCCTTTCACTTGAATTATATCACAGTGGGCAAATGAGTCTACTTGATGTGCTTGCAAAATTGACATATAAGTCTGCAGATATAATACACGTACCACGTGGGCGTATACAAAAAAACCTTGCTGCAGACTTAATTTTAGTTGACCTCAATCATGAATGGGAAATTAAAACTGACAACTTTGCTAGTAAATCAAAGAATTCCCCTTTCGATGGGCGCAAAGTAAAAGGACACGTAGTACGTACTGTTGTGTCCGGCAAAACTGTATACTCACAGAAGCCCCCTCTCATCATTCCAGTACCCCCTATCCAAGTAGCGTGACACTGGTTCCTTTATGATGGCAGTGCCCCTATGATGTCATGCAAGTAGCTGACACTGATTTCTATCCAAAAGGGCAGTGCCCAGACACTGGGATGGCTTTGTTGCATCGCTCTTCGGATAGTAGGTAACGTACAATAAATTCATGAAGCTATCTCAAACTTAGCCATCAGTAAATTTGTTAAGCAAATAACACTTGAGTAGCAGTTCCTTCTCACGATTAATCTCAGATTTGCTCCTAAAACTAAACCCAAATATTCGCTTCAACCTTGAGAAAAATCCTTCAATACCCCAGTTGCGGATTAATCAATATAGTAAAATCTAGAAATACAGGGCTTTTTAGGCTTCATGGAATATGAAACTAATGTGGAAAAGACGTGCACCAAGAAATTTATTGGAGACCTGTGCCTTGAATGCTCAAGCTCAAGTCTGTCTTTTAGGTAGCCAAAAACTGTTTCAATAATCGACCTTTTTCTTAAAAAAATCTTTTCTTCAAGTAGCATTAATGTGTTTTTCATACCTTTTTTTACTTTGGTAACGAGTTTTAGTCCTCTATCGAAGAGTTTTGCAAAGAGCTCTTTCTTTATATAGCCCTTATCACCAAACAAAAGACCAGTCAGTTTTTCAGTTAATTTTGGTACTGGTTTTCTGTCGTCAACGTTACCTTTAGTAAGTGTAACTCCTTGAATTTCACCTTTTTCATTAATTACCATATGCAATTTAAAACCAAAAAACCAGCCATATGTAGTCTTTCCAAGCTTTGCCAATCCTTTGAAAACTTTGTTTCTTGAGATTCTTTTTGGATGGCAAACAGCGATAGATGTTGCATCTATGTACGAAATCCCTGTCATTTTCGACTGCTCACATAGCCATTGCAAAAGTAATGCTAAATACCATAAAACCCTCGGTTTTAGCCTAATAAATCTACTATATGTTGGCAAATTTTGAAACTCAGATCCATATAGTGCTTTCAAATAATATGTATAGAAAGATTTAAAGTCCTCACATCTAGATTGTTGATAAAGTAAAATTATAGTAAGAATTTCAGAATGCGTAATCTCTGGCGTTCTGGTAGGTTTTTTACTGTTTGGCAGGAGTTTTTCTGCGAAATTTTTGTTTATAGCCTTGCAAAAATCGTCTACAAAGCAAAATAATTCTGTTACATTTTTATTCATGGGTAACCTCTCTACTTTTTGATAATATGTTTCCGGAGTTTACCCTATTTCCCTATCTTTTTCACTGACTTCTAATCCGCAACTGGGGTTTCAATATACGATCTTTTTCCGTAATTTACTTCTTCTTTCCATCTTTTTATACCATTCTCACCATGTAATTTCATTAACTGAATAGCGGCATTTCTATCAAGCATATAATCCAATTTTGGATGCTCTGCTGCGTTGTTTTTCGGAGGAATTTTCGTTTTTATACCATATTGATTACACAGCTTATAGAGCTTTTCTCTGTCATATGCCCTATCTGCATATAGTACTTTTATGACATACTGAAAATCAACTTCTTTTAGCAAATCACAAGCTCCATAGTGATCAGAGTAGACACCGTTACTGTATTTTACAGCTATGGCTTTTTTGCTGTTTGTATTCAACATTACATGCAATTTTCTTGTCTGTTCATAGCTGCGATACTTTCTATCTTCGCTATTTTCTTTGCTATGTGTTGTTGTATATACTAATTCCTGTACTGTCTATAGCAATTTCGATATCTTCCATATTATTTTCTGCAATCATTGATCTTAATATTGAGTTTCTTTTGATGCTTGTGAATAGCTGATAACTTGCAAATTTTTCCCAATTTGCTCAAGGTATCCTGCTATAAACCCAACTCAGGCCTATTCTAAATAAACAAGTTATTATGTGCACCAAAATTACAACTTTATCGCTATAAATATTGTTGCCACCTGGTATTTTTGGACCATTCTCGTACCACTTTTCTATGGCTTCGTTGATATAATGAAAAATATTTCCTCTTTTTTCTAGAAATTTGTTATATTCGCTATGGTTACTGACCCTCATTTTTTGTGGCATATTTTTTCTTTCAAGGTTAAATGGCTATTTTATAATGAATTTTGTCAGTAGCCACCAGATTTTTTCAGTTGCTATGCAACAAAGCCATTCCAGTGTCAAGCACTGGAATGACATCATCTGTTGTGCAATTTACCTTCAAAAATGAATGTTCGTACAGTTATATGTCAAGCACTGGGATAACAAGAAAGGGAACACTGGAATTTTTGTTTCAGCATTAGCCATGCATCTAAACAGATACGTTGCCTTGCAACATCCATGCAGTTATGCGCGTAACACTGAAAATCAAAAAAAACAAAGAGGCAGACTTAATCTACCTCTTTTGTACTTAGCTGTCTAGCCTTTTCCGTTTCCTTTTCCTTTATCAACTTGTTCAACTTCAGCAATAAGTGAGCCTAAATAAGTGTTAACCCCTTTATTCTCCTCTTTGTTTAAACCTAATTCTTCCAATCTCTTGACTTCATCACTTATTGAAACATATTCACCTTTATCGTTTTTCTTTGCTAGTGAGTTTATATTCAAGAACACAGTATCAGCAAACACCGCTTTACCATCACCAATTTCACCAGTAACATAGTAATCTTTGCCGTCTAAGCTGAAGTTTATACGATATTCACCTTCCACATTCTTACCATCTTTATCCTTATTTTTGTTATTTGCTTTTATATCTTCATACACCTCTTTTGTTACTTGTAACATTACTTTATCATCCTTAACAACAATCTTCGGAGCGTTTAACTCAGATATTTTGTTATTTCTGCTGATAGCATATACTGCTAAACCAACCAGTGCAACAGCAACAGTTGCTAATATACCGATTCCAAGTGGTGTAGCTGCAAAAGCTGCAAGTGGAGCAAGCATGCAAGTTGAAGACACCCAATATGGTGATGAAAGTGCTACTGCTGCGCCTATGACATACAAAGAAGTAAGTGCAACAAGTGCAGTATTTGTTTTGTGGAACTGACCACGATGATTTGTAAAAATTCGCATAAACGACCTCATTTAATAAAATATTAATATGCTTAAATTGTGTATAAAAAAACTGTCATAGTCAAGCTTTTTTGCAAATTACCTACCACTTGAGCCAAAGCCCCCTGCATTGCGGCCGGTTTCTTCTGTGCAGAACTCTTCTTCGTCATCCCAAATTACCTGAGATACAGGAGAAATAAGGATTTGTGCAATTCTATCTCCCCTTTTTATTTCGTATGGTTGATTACTTAGATTAATTAGGCAAATCTTCACTTCACCTCGATAATCAGAGTCTATAGTGCCCGGAGAGTTTAAGACAGTGATTCCATGTTTTGCAGCAAGACCAGAACGTGGGCGAATTTGCCCCTCAAAACCGTTTGGTATTGCAATCACAATTCCAGTTGGAACAAGTAATCTCTCAAGTGGATTTAAAACAGCAGAGTCATTCAATGCAGCATAAAGATCCATACCAGCACTCTGCGTAGTTGCATAACATGGAAGAGACAAGTCTTCTCCGTGTGATAATCTTTTTATTTCTACTTTAATTTTACTTCTTTGCACTCCAATTCACCAGCTTATGAAGACTCAATTATAGCATGTAAATTGTATCTGCAAAAGTGATAAATGTAAATGATGTCATTCCAGCGTATGACACTGGTTCACCTTATGATGGTGTCATCCAAGTAGCTGACACTGGGATCCAGGAACTGAGTTGGTGAGTATAAAAGTGGCTGATCTTATGTTAAAACACAGCGTTCTTGATGAGATTGCAGGAAGGCTGGACCCCAGTGTCGGCTACTTGGATGACACCATTTGTTGTAAACTCACTTTTACTCTATGGTCTTGCCGTTATCCTAAACAGACACAGAAGTTTAGCTTTAACTTTAAATGG contains the following coding sequences:
- the dut gene encoding dUTP diphosphatase, which produces MQRSKIKVEIKRLSHGEDLSLPCYATTQSAGMDLYAALNDSAVLNPLERLLVPTGIVIAIPNGFEGQIRPRSGLAAKHGITVLNSPGTIDSDYRGEVKICLINLSNQPYEIKRGDRIAQILISPVSQVIWDDEEEFCTEETGRNAGGFGSSGR
- a CDS encoding IS982 family transposase is translated as MNKNVTELFCFVDDFCKAINKNFAEKLLPNSKKPTRTPEITHSEILTIILLYQQSRCEDFKSFYTYYLKALYGSEFQNLPTYSRFIRLKPRVLWYLALLLQWLCEQSKMTGISYIDATSIAVCHPKRISRNKVFKGLAKLGKTTYGWFFGFKLHMVINEKGEIQGVTLTKGNVDDRKPVPKLTEKLTGLLFGDKGYIKKELFAKLFDRGLKLVTKVKKGMKNTLMLLEEKIFLRKRSIIETVFGYLKDRLELEHSRHRSPINFLVHVFSTLVSYSMKPKKPCISRFYYID
- a CDS encoding dihydroorotase — protein: MTQTWDLLQTGQKEGYKIAYINARIIDPETKLDIKGSLLTEGDKIIDFGESLFSTSGVDETIDCKGLVLMPGLIDIHVHFREPGQEHKETIYTGSKSAAAGGVTTVVCQPNTSPAIDSVVLAKYLKYRAFETSHVNVEFYAKITTSEEKLTEMAFLKEAGAVGFTDDGMPVMNPMIMRQALLYSSMLGVPIAQHAEDLNLSAGGAINEGKISEELGVKGILSASESVMVSRDILLMKDMENVHYHILHVSSKDSLDAIKRAKDLGLNVTCEVTPHHFTLTEDIVKQHGAIAKMNPPLRTEEDRLAMIEGLKTGVIDCIATDHAPHDRSSKDLPLENAAFGIVGLETMLPLSLELYHSGQMSLLDVLAKLTYKSADIIHVPRGRIQKNLAADLILVDLNHEWEIKTDNFASKSKNSPFDGRKVKGHVVRTVVSGKTVYSQKPPLIIPVPPIQVA